Proteins found in one Sporosarcina sp. FSL K6-3457 genomic segment:
- a CDS encoding aliphatic sulfonate ABC transporter substrate-binding protein, which produces MNRKLMVLGLISLLVLAIGTACGKGDQGTVGSKEVNIGYFPNLTHMATIVALEKGYFAEEFGEDIKINTKTVSNGGLFTEALVTKSIDVGTVGPGPLLNLYVKDPNYHIISGAVNGGAVLVASEHSNITSLEDLDGKKVAIPVIGSTQDVMLRKALNDVGLKPTSNGGTVELFAAAPADTATLFIQKSVDAAATQEPWGYILETQANGKLLLDWESFAWGKESTNTVVAATKNFVSNEPFMTAYLTAHTKAVDFIKQNPEESQDLVIKHIKDLTGKEINKEELQAAFAHLEVTTSVNEQVIQEMADISKEADYIKNSDIDGMIQLDQLKAIESSK; this is translated from the coding sequence ATGAATCGAAAATTAATGGTACTTGGACTCATCTCGTTGCTGGTATTGGCTATAGGAACAGCATGTGGCAAAGGAGATCAAGGTACAGTCGGCAGTAAAGAAGTGAACATCGGTTATTTTCCGAACTTAACACATATGGCGACGATTGTTGCCTTAGAAAAGGGTTATTTTGCTGAAGAGTTCGGGGAAGATATTAAAATCAATACGAAAACAGTTAGTAATGGTGGCTTGTTCACGGAAGCATTGGTGACTAAATCAATCGATGTCGGCACTGTTGGACCGGGACCGTTATTAAATTTATATGTGAAAGATCCGAACTACCATATTATCTCAGGTGCGGTGAATGGTGGAGCTGTGCTTGTTGCGAGTGAACATAGTAATATTACAAGTCTCGAGGACTTAGATGGTAAAAAGGTGGCTATTCCAGTCATTGGTAGCACGCAGGACGTCATGTTGCGTAAAGCCTTGAATGATGTAGGATTAAAGCCAACATCAAATGGTGGAACAGTCGAATTATTTGCAGCGGCACCTGCCGATACAGCAACGCTGTTCATTCAAAAATCAGTGGATGCAGCAGCAACACAGGAGCCATGGGGTTATATTTTAGAAACACAGGCGAACGGCAAGTTATTGTTAGATTGGGAGTCATTTGCATGGGGCAAAGAATCGACCAATACGGTTGTTGCAGCGACTAAAAACTTTGTAAGCAATGAACCATTTATGACAGCTTATTTAACAGCGCATACTAAAGCGGTTGATTTCATTAAACAAAATCCAGAAGAAAGCCAAGATCTCGTCATCAAACATATCAAGGACTTGACTGGGAAGGAAATAAATAAAGAAGAACTGCAAGCTGCATTTGCGCATCTTGAAGTAACAACATCAGTCAATGAGCAAGTCATCCAGGAGATGGCTGATATTAGTAAAGAAGCGGATTATATTAAAAATAGTGATATTGATGGCATGATTCAGCTAGACCAGTTAAAGGCGATTGAGAGTAGTAAATAA
- a CDS encoding DUF4870 domain-containing protein: MSDLEKNSSDNKKSSIGLDENIGGMLCYIFIIGLVFLFMEKENQFIRFHALQAVFLGVFLFILNLVLGIIPIIGWILSLLMGPLVLFMIVFMMYQAYKGKYFKLPVIGDMAEKQLKVNN, encoded by the coding sequence ATGAGTGATCTAGAAAAAAACTCCAGTGATAATAAAAAAAGTTCGATAGGGTTGGATGAAAATATTGGAGGAATGCTTTGTTATATTTTCATCATAGGACTCGTCTTTTTATTTATGGAAAAGGAAAATCAGTTTATTCGTTTTCATGCATTGCAAGCTGTATTCCTTGGCGTCTTCCTATTCATTCTCAATTTGGTGTTAGGGATTATTCCGATTATTGGATGGATTTTGAGCTTGCTAATGGGGCCACTTGTCTTGTTTATGATTGTTTTCATGATGTACCAAGCTTATAAAGGGAAGTACTTCAAACTACCCGTTATTGGGGATATGGCTGAAAAGCAATTAAAGGTAAATAATTAA
- a CDS encoding Yip1 family protein, whose translation MKKENDLLSKKEELNVWTSIWLKPRETVRYAINHKPMKFAVILALIAGIFDLLNGATQNNLGDTISIPMIFVLAIIVGPIFGIIGWWIGAGIATIVGTWLGGIGKFAELKMAFAITYIPIILFGFLWIPDYLILGEVLFIEDFDISFGKIIWLFFSGFISIVVGIWNFIITINAIAEAHQFSRWRGFWTIVIPATVIFVVLLLFFLPFIFLLL comes from the coding sequence ATGAAAAAGGAAAATGATCTATTGAGTAAGAAAGAAGAACTGAATGTCTGGACGTCTATTTGGTTAAAGCCAAGGGAAACTGTACGCTATGCTATCAATCACAAGCCGATGAAATTTGCAGTTATTTTAGCCTTAATTGCTGGGATATTTGATTTGTTGAATGGGGCGACGCAAAATAACTTGGGCGATACTATATCAATACCTATGATTTTTGTCTTAGCCATTATAGTTGGTCCTATTTTTGGGATAATTGGTTGGTGGATTGGTGCAGGCATTGCTACGATAGTTGGTACATGGCTCGGTGGTATAGGGAAATTTGCAGAGTTGAAAATGGCTTTTGCTATTACTTATATTCCTATCATACTTTTTGGATTTTTGTGGATTCCAGATTATCTCATTTTAGGTGAAGTATTATTTATAGAGGACTTTGATATTTCATTCGGTAAAATAATTTGGTTATTCTTCAGTGGATTTATAAGTATCGTAGTAGGAATATGGAACTTTATCATTACGATAAATGCAATTGCGGAAGCGCATCAATTTTCTAGGTGGCGCGGATTCTGGACGATTGTCATTCCAGCTACTGTGATTTTTGTCGTACTTTTATTATTTTTCCTACCATTTATCTTCTTACTACTTTAA
- a CDS encoding ABC transporter substrate-binding protein: protein MKYIEHVKELTRHFIKNRETETTIAQLSVLLNCSERHSKTVMKYLHEQGHIRWVVQKGRGKKPKITVLQSNDELQLTEAKHNIQQGHYKDAFQIIQQFDSHEQADFQRWFEEYLGLSQENTMELGNDVLRYPFYETSLIMDPPYLLSRHDAHMVQQIFDRLVEYDSVSQQLLPRIAHHWESTDGQQWIFYLRKGVRFHHGRELTSDDVKATFQRFPVHDLITQNLKQIDTPSKNVIIFHLKNPNFLFPRYLSNKKASIIPIEMIEKDENFRLHPVGCGPFQLVRHDEDIVRLDVFPDYYGNRPWLDRVEIIKTPFTIHDESKHPLLLNAPDASWREIRVQEEGADYITFNCRKNGPMQDERFRRFIYSIVNRADFCLRAGNEKVAYSFVTDRSMILKNREHQPSTEYIPLDGVVKIAAQQIRKDANHEREAFILQQQLAEHGIVSIVELIQLHELNDSLFNHYDLFVGGIALGEDRLLSALTASQSSSSMIYPFLTDEMRKIVDQQITIIKESRTDTTRWETYFQLESYLTTNHSLLFLTHRSHTIYEPGNSPYENIRLDRNGRIDYRKVWKQAVR, encoded by the coding sequence ATGAAATATATTGAACATGTAAAAGAACTAACGCGGCATTTCATCAAAAATAGAGAGACAGAAACAACAATCGCTCAGCTATCGGTACTACTAAATTGTTCAGAGCGCCACAGTAAAACTGTCATGAAGTATTTACACGAGCAAGGTCATATCCGTTGGGTAGTTCAAAAAGGTCGAGGCAAAAAACCAAAAATCACTGTACTTCAATCTAACGATGAACTTCAGCTGACAGAAGCAAAGCACAACATTCAGCAAGGCCATTACAAAGATGCATTCCAAATTATTCAGCAGTTTGATAGCCATGAACAAGCAGACTTCCAACGGTGGTTCGAAGAGTATTTAGGGCTCTCGCAGGAAAACACGATGGAACTGGGCAACGATGTATTACGCTATCCATTCTATGAAACAAGTCTCATCATGGATCCTCCATACCTCCTTTCCAGGCATGATGCACATATGGTCCAGCAAATTTTTGACCGCCTTGTAGAATACGACTCTGTCTCCCAGCAGCTGCTTCCTCGAATTGCTCATCATTGGGAAAGTACGGATGGACAGCAATGGATTTTTTATCTTCGAAAAGGCGTCCGCTTCCACCATGGTCGCGAATTAACAAGTGACGATGTCAAAGCAACGTTCCAACGGTTTCCTGTGCATGATTTAATCACGCAAAATCTGAAACAGATTGACACGCCATCCAAAAACGTAATTATTTTTCATCTGAAAAATCCGAATTTTCTCTTCCCAAGATATTTATCTAACAAAAAGGCATCCATTATACCAATTGAAATGATTGAGAAGGATGAAAATTTCAGATTACATCCAGTTGGTTGTGGCCCCTTTCAATTAGTGCGGCATGATGAAGATATAGTCCGCCTTGATGTCTTTCCTGACTATTACGGGAATCGACCATGGCTCGATCGCGTAGAAATCATCAAAACACCTTTCACAATTCATGATGAATCGAAACATCCTCTACTATTGAATGCACCGGATGCCTCATGGAGAGAAATTCGTGTTCAGGAGGAAGGAGCTGATTATATCACATTCAATTGCCGTAAAAATGGACCGATGCAAGACGAACGTTTCCGCCGATTCATCTATTCAATCGTTAATCGAGCTGATTTTTGTTTGCGGGCCGGCAATGAAAAGGTCGCATATAGTTTTGTCACTGATCGGTCAATGATACTGAAAAATAGAGAGCATCAGCCTTCAACTGAATATATTCCACTAGATGGTGTTGTTAAAATTGCGGCACAACAAATTCGAAAAGATGCCAATCATGAACGTGAGGCATTCATTCTTCAACAGCAGCTTGCTGAGCATGGAATCGTATCAATCGTAGAACTCATCCAGCTACATGAGCTGAATGACAGCCTATTCAATCATTATGACCTGTTTGTTGGCGGGATTGCCTTAGGGGAGGATCGCTTGTTATCTGCTTTGACAGCCAGTCAATCGTCTAGCTCTATGATCTACCCTTTCTTAACTGATGAAATGAGAAAAATAGTTGATCAGCAAATCACCATAATTAAAGAATCAAGAACTGATACGACGCGTTGGGAGACCTATTTTCAATTGGAGTCATATTTAACAACGAACCACAGTCTCCTTTTTCTAACACATCGTTCCCACACTATCTATGAACCGGGAAATAGTCCATATGAAAATATACGACTGGATCGCAATGGAAGAATTGATTATCGAAAAGTATGGAAACAAGCTGTTAGATAG
- a CDS encoding MFS transporter, whose protein sequence is MALKAMEQVTIERTLWRNKNFMLIWGGSIISSFGHQMYIIAIPLLIYDLSRSALAMSMMRAIEFFPNIFIGMLAGVFVDRLNRKRMMQWTSLIQLMSMVGVIMLFFSGQLALWHLYVLGFLLSSAGYTFGNAHHAVLPQIVTKEQLTSANAKLSFVGTFIQTIGPGLAGALLVAFSYTSTLAVYMLCLFILFICVSAFQPPATVRIEHKKTTVVQDIREGIDELFRNKTLLTPTFTTLFMNFASSLVIGVLIFYVTDQLGATAAQVGLMYTISAIGGIVGAAVVSRVRKKFGRGNIFTFCLLFDVVGMSCLIISPTWWAIGIALAIRTFSTTISNIVYFTIRQEFTPNHLLGRVAGTSSMFMKLTLPFGLFIAGLWAEWFPIRILFGFATLIFLIMFLRLYTHPFRKLE, encoded by the coding sequence ATGGCTTTAAAAGCAATGGAGCAAGTGACGATAGAACGGACACTTTGGAGAAATAAGAATTTCATGCTTATTTGGGGCGGCTCCATCATATCGAGCTTTGGTCATCAAATGTACATCATAGCAATTCCGCTATTAATTTATGATTTAAGTCGATCCGCATTGGCAATGAGTATGATGCGAGCGATTGAATTCTTCCCGAATATTTTCATCGGCATGTTGGCCGGTGTTTTTGTAGATCGCTTGAATCGGAAACGGATGATGCAATGGACCAGCCTTATTCAGTTGATGTCGATGGTAGGGGTGATTATGCTTTTTTTTTCGGGGCAATTAGCACTTTGGCATTTATATGTCCTTGGATTTCTTTTATCTTCCGCAGGCTATACATTTGGTAATGCTCATCATGCGGTCCTCCCACAAATCGTAACGAAGGAACAGCTTACTTCCGCAAATGCGAAGCTATCTTTTGTCGGTACATTTATCCAGACAATCGGACCTGGTTTGGCAGGGGCACTTCTAGTGGCTTTTTCATATACGTCTACATTAGCTGTGTATATGTTGTGCCTATTTATCTTATTTATTTGCGTCTCTGCATTTCAACCGCCGGCAACTGTTCGGATTGAGCACAAGAAAACCACAGTGGTACAGGATATCAGAGAGGGCATAGATGAATTATTTCGTAATAAAACACTGCTAACGCCGACCTTTACAACCTTGTTCATGAATTTTGCCTCAAGCCTGGTGATTGGTGTTCTTATTTTCTATGTAACTGATCAGCTTGGCGCAACTGCAGCACAAGTTGGCTTGATGTACACAATTTCTGCGATAGGTGGAATTGTTGGGGCAGCCGTTGTCAGTCGTGTCCGGAAGAAATTTGGGCGAGGAAATATTTTTACGTTCTGCTTGTTATTCGATGTTGTTGGCATGAGCTGTTTGATAATTTCGCCAACATGGTGGGCAATTGGCATCGCACTTGCTATTCGGACGTTTTCTACAACGATTTCTAACATTGTTTATTTCACGATTAGGCAGGAATTCACACCGAATCATCTGCTTGGGCGCGTTGCAGGTACGTCGTCCATGTTCATGAAATTGACTTTACCATTTGGTCTTTTCATCGCAGGATTATGGGCAGAATGGTTTCCAATCCGAATTTTGTTTGGTTTCGCGACCTTAATTTTTCTAATTATGTTTCTTCGTTTATACACCCATCCATTTCGGAAGCTGGAATAG
- a CDS encoding catalase, translating into MTENQKPKLTTAAGAPVVDNQNSMTAGPRGPILLQDVWLLEKLAHFDREVIPERRMHAKGSAAYGSFTVTHDISQYTKAKVFSEVGKKTDMFLRFSTVAGERGGADAERDIRGFSARFYTEEGNWDLVGNNTPVFFFRDPMQFPDLNHAVKRDPRTNMRSANNNWDFWTSLPEALHQVTIVMSDRGLPSSYRTMHGFGSHTFSMINAQNERVWVKFHMHSQQGIENLTDQEAEVVVGKDRESHQRDLYDNIENGNFPKWKMFIQVMTEEQAANMPYNPFDLTKVWYKKDFPLIEVGEFELNRNPDNYFAEVEQAAFTPANVVPGISFSPDKMLQGRLFSYGDAQRYRLGVNHHQIPVNQPKCPVHSYHRDGAMRVDGNHGSRMHYEPNSYGEWQEQPSYKDPALDLFGAADQWNFREDDDNYFEQPGKLFNLMSPEQQQVLFENTGRNMQGVDKHIQLRHIAHCYKADPAYGQGVADALGIAWSEVEAAATFEAK; encoded by the coding sequence ATGACTGAAAATCAAAAACCAAAATTAACAACTGCAGCTGGTGCACCCGTCGTAGATAACCAAAACTCGATGACAGCTGGTCCAAGAGGTCCAATTCTATTACAAGATGTTTGGCTACTAGAAAAGCTTGCTCACTTCGATCGTGAAGTAATTCCAGAGCGTCGTATGCACGCAAAAGGTTCAGCTGCTTACGGTTCATTCACAGTAACGCATGACATTTCACAATATACAAAGGCAAAAGTATTCTCTGAAGTTGGTAAGAAAACAGATATGTTCCTTCGTTTCTCAACTGTTGCAGGTGAACGTGGTGGCGCTGATGCAGAACGCGATATTCGCGGATTCTCTGCGCGCTTCTACACAGAAGAAGGAAACTGGGACCTTGTTGGAAACAACACACCTGTATTCTTCTTCAGAGATCCAATGCAATTCCCTGACTTGAACCACGCTGTTAAACGTGACCCACGTACAAATATGCGTAGTGCAAATAACAACTGGGATTTCTGGACATCACTGCCTGAAGCACTCCACCAAGTAACAATTGTGATGAGTGATCGTGGACTTCCAAGTTCATATCGCACAATGCACGGTTTCGGAAGCCACACATTCAGTATGATCAATGCACAAAACGAACGCGTTTGGGTGAAATTCCATATGCATTCACAACAAGGCATTGAAAACCTAACAGATCAGGAAGCTGAAGTTGTTGTTGGTAAAGACCGTGAGAGCCATCAGCGTGACCTTTACGACAACATCGAAAACGGCAACTTCCCGAAATGGAAAATGTTCATCCAAGTGATGACTGAAGAACAAGCGGCAAACATGCCTTACAACCCATTTGACCTAACAAAAGTTTGGTACAAAAAAGACTTCCCACTTATCGAAGTTGGCGAATTCGAACTGAATCGTAACCCAGACAACTACTTTGCTGAGGTAGAGCAAGCTGCTTTCACACCAGCAAACGTTGTACCTGGTATCAGTTTCTCACCAGACAAAATGTTGCAAGGTCGCCTATTCTCTTACGGCGATGCACAACGTTACCGTCTAGGCGTTAACCATCACCAAATTCCGGTCAACCAACCGAAATGTCCGGTTCATAGCTACCACCGCGATGGCGCGATGCGTGTCGATGGCAACCATGGCAGCAGAATGCATTATGAGCCAAACAGTTATGGTGAGTGGCAAGAACAACCAAGCTACAAAGATCCAGCACTCGATCTATTTGGTGCAGCAGATCAATGGAATTTCCGCGAAGATGACGATAATTACTTCGAGCAACCAGGTAAATTATTCAACTTGATGAGCCCAGAACAACAGCAAGTATTGTTCGAAAACACTGGACGTAATATGCAAGGCGTTGACAAGCATATCCAACTTCGTCATATCGCTCACTGCTACAAAGCAGATCCAGCTTACGGACAAGGTGTAGCAGATGCACTTGGTATCGCTTGGAGCGAAGTAGAAGCAGCAGCAACATTCGAAGCTAAATAA
- the dacB gene encoding D-alanyl-D-alanine carboxypeptidase/D-alanyl-D-alanine endopeptidase, which translates to MLQREIAKVLLIFLLVMGTVCTTITEHSTVQAAATYADLQNSIDAILLDSRMKGVASSVAVRKASTGEMVYQSNADKAITPASTLKILTAAAALETLGENYRFTTEVLTNGEVSNGTLTGNLYLRGTGDPTLLKSDFDHFALQLSKQGVKKVSGNLVGDDTWFDAVRLSPSIDKTDESHYYAAQISALTVSPNTDYDAGTVIVEAKPTTRGKASKVKLTPETAIVEVVNRSKTVPKGSKNTLKIERQHGTNKIVITGNVPIGSAGKKEWVTVSNPTAYALDVFKKSLAAKGITFVPSSKTVRGKTANNAEVLVTKNSMPLKSLMRPFMKLSNNSHAEVLAKAMGKMQYNEGSWDAGLQVMRDYAASIGLDVDAWVFEDASGMSHANKVTSAQMTELLYQVRTAPWYGSFAQGLPVAGAPDRLIGGTLRNRLTAAPAKGNVMAKTGSLNNVSSLAGYAQTKDGELLIFSVLTQNQTASTIPILDSIAIVIVSSKN; encoded by the coding sequence TTGTTGCAACGAGAAATAGCAAAAGTATTATTAATTTTCTTATTGGTGATGGGGACTGTCTGTACAACTATCACAGAGCATTCAACGGTTCAAGCAGCTGCGACATATGCAGATTTGCAAAACTCAATCGATGCCATTTTATTGGACAGTAGAATGAAAGGAGTCGCGAGTAGTGTGGCGGTCCGCAAAGCATCTACAGGAGAAATGGTCTATCAATCTAATGCCGATAAAGCAATTACGCCTGCGTCTACTTTGAAAATTCTTACTGCGGCAGCGGCGCTTGAAACACTTGGTGAAAATTATCGTTTTACAACTGAGGTTCTAACGAATGGGGAAGTGTCAAATGGAACATTGACTGGTAATCTTTATCTCCGTGGGACAGGCGATCCAACATTATTGAAAAGTGATTTTGATCATTTTGCCTTGCAATTGTCCAAGCAAGGTGTGAAAAAGGTTTCTGGGAATTTAGTGGGAGATGATACTTGGTTTGACGCGGTTCGTCTGTCGCCAAGTATTGATAAAACGGATGAATCCCATTATTATGCCGCACAAATTTCTGCATTAACGGTTTCTCCGAATACCGATTACGATGCGGGCACAGTAATCGTAGAGGCGAAGCCGACTACGCGCGGGAAAGCATCGAAAGTAAAATTGACACCTGAAACAGCTATTGTAGAGGTTGTTAATCGCTCTAAAACCGTGCCAAAAGGTTCGAAAAACACATTAAAAATTGAACGCCAACACGGCACGAATAAAATTGTCATCACGGGCAATGTACCGATTGGATCGGCTGGCAAAAAAGAGTGGGTGACAGTGTCCAATCCAACGGCCTATGCACTCGATGTTTTCAAAAAGTCATTAGCGGCAAAAGGTATAACATTTGTTCCATCCTCTAAAACAGTGCGGGGGAAAACGGCTAACAATGCCGAAGTTTTAGTTACTAAAAATTCGATGCCATTGAAAAGTTTGATGAGACCCTTTATGAAACTAAGCAATAACTCTCATGCAGAGGTATTAGCGAAGGCCATGGGGAAAATGCAATACAATGAGGGGAGCTGGGATGCTGGATTACAAGTCATGCGAGATTATGCAGCGTCTATTGGATTAGATGTCGATGCGTGGGTATTTGAAGATGCTTCAGGCATGTCACATGCTAATAAAGTGACATCAGCTCAAATGACAGAATTACTCTATCAAGTTCGAACAGCCCCATGGTATGGCTCATTTGCGCAAGGGCTCCCAGTAGCAGGTGCGCCTGATCGATTGATCGGTGGGACATTAAGAAATCGCTTGACGGCTGCACCAGCTAAAGGTAATGTAATGGCGAAAACAGGGAGTTTGAATAATGTTAGTTCGTTGGCGGGATATGCACAAACAAAAGATGGAGAATTACTTATTTTTAGTGTGTTAACGCAGAATCAAACAGCCAGTACAATCCCTATCTTAGACAGTATTGCCATCGTCATTGTAAGCTCTAAAAACTAA
- the ilvA gene encoding threonine ammonia-lyase IlvA, protein MNLTNTKTKTFHVEEILIANQLLKDVVAHTPLQKNEQLSEKYDCHVYVKREDLQHIRSFKLRGAYYKIQSIETEAREKGVVCASAGNHAQGVAYACAHLGIDAKIFMPQTTPKQKINQVKMFGKNVVEIILVGDTFDDTSAHATKYATENDRIFIHPFDDYDVIAGQGTVAVEMMNDIEEPLDFVFASIGGGGLMAGLSTYIKNVSPHTRMIGVEPEGAGSMKAAFTNGEVTVLEKIDKFVDGAAVQCAGRLTYEICRKYLDDIVLVPEGKVCTAILNLYNEYAIIAEPAGALPIAALDFYKDEIKGKSVICVISGGNNDIGRMQEIKEKSLLYEGLLYYFIVNFPQRAGALRQFLDEVLGPDDDITTFEYTKKNNKESGPGLVGVEIKRKEDYHGLIQRMNDCGFSFKEVNKDSTLFDLLI, encoded by the coding sequence ATGAATCTTACAAACACAAAAACTAAAACCTTTCATGTAGAAGAAATCCTCATCGCCAACCAGTTATTAAAGGATGTTGTGGCACATACACCTTTGCAAAAAAATGAGCAACTATCTGAAAAATACGATTGCCATGTGTATGTCAAAAGAGAAGACTTACAACATATTCGTTCCTTTAAACTACGCGGCGCCTACTATAAAATTCAAAGCATCGAAACAGAAGCACGTGAAAAAGGGGTCGTCTGCGCCAGCGCAGGAAATCATGCACAAGGGGTTGCCTATGCCTGTGCACATTTAGGGATCGACGCAAAAATATTTATGCCCCAGACAACACCTAAACAAAAAATTAACCAAGTGAAAATGTTCGGTAAAAATGTTGTGGAAATCATTCTCGTTGGTGATACATTCGATGATACCTCTGCCCATGCCACCAAATATGCAACTGAAAATGATCGAATCTTCATCCACCCATTTGATGACTATGATGTCATTGCAGGGCAAGGGACTGTCGCCGTCGAAATGATGAATGACATCGAAGAACCTCTCGATTTTGTATTTGCCAGTATTGGCGGCGGTGGCCTGATGGCCGGGTTAAGCACCTACATTAAAAATGTTTCTCCTCATACACGCATGATTGGTGTGGAGCCTGAAGGTGCCGGTAGTATGAAAGCGGCCTTTACGAATGGTGAAGTTACGGTGCTGGAAAAAATTGATAAGTTTGTAGATGGTGCTGCAGTACAATGTGCAGGACGATTGACGTATGAAATTTGCCGTAAATACTTGGATGATATCGTACTTGTCCCTGAAGGTAAAGTTTGTACAGCCATTTTGAATTTGTATAATGAGTATGCAATTATTGCCGAACCCGCAGGAGCCTTACCAATTGCCGCACTCGACTTTTACAAAGATGAAATCAAAGGAAAATCCGTTATCTGCGTCATCAGTGGCGGCAACAATGATATCGGTAGAATGCAAGAAATCAAAGAAAAATCCTTACTATATGAAGGTCTACTCTATTATTTCATCGTCAATTTCCCACAACGCGCAGGGGCCTTGCGCCAGTTCTTGGATGAAGTACTTGGACCAGACGACGATATTACAACCTTTGAATATACGAAGAAAAACAACAAGGAAAGCGGACCTGGACTTGTTGGCGTCGAAATTAAACGCAAAGAAGACTACCACGGCCTCATTCAGCGCATGAATGATTGCGGCTTCTCCTTCAAAGAGGTTAACAAAGATAGTACATTATTTGATTTACTTATTTAA
- a CDS encoding diacylglycerol/lipid kinase family protein: protein MYVFIVNPDAGRGHAARLWDETENILQQRQIDYRMLISNSEIAAQNFIAEQQQFYTLKAIAVIGGDGTMSSVIQSIAKTSTALAILPAGSGNDTARMFKLTTQPAQFIEQLVAHRTITIDLLSFNGRFGITVAGIGIDAMIGQRVNQSWYKPFLNRLGIGSFAYTIAAVLELLTFQAFSSNVTIDGKNYSLQTAWLIACGNTSSYGGGLVVCPQASPTDGILNLTMLHDVGRLKILFQLFPTLLRGQPILRKGVTYIEGKELAIQTNRPISVIVDGEVITSTPLLMKIQVQALKLVLTI, encoded by the coding sequence GTGTATGTATTTATTGTCAATCCAGACGCGGGTAGGGGCCATGCTGCTAGGTTGTGGGATGAAACAGAGAACATTTTACAGCAACGACAGATTGACTATCGTATGCTAATCAGCAACTCGGAAATAGCTGCACAAAACTTTATCGCAGAACAGCAACAATTCTATACACTCAAGGCCATTGCAGTCATTGGTGGGGATGGAACGATGAGCTCTGTCATTCAATCCATCGCTAAAACGTCTACCGCTTTGGCAATTCTGCCAGCGGGTTCAGGAAACGATACGGCTCGCATGTTCAAACTAACGACTCAACCAGCCCAATTCATTGAGCAATTAGTAGCGCATCGAACAATCACTATTGATTTGCTCAGCTTCAATGGGCGCTTTGGTATTACTGTTGCTGGGATTGGAATCGACGCCATGATTGGGCAACGTGTCAATCAATCTTGGTATAAGCCATTTTTAAATAGGCTCGGAATCGGCTCTTTCGCCTATACCATTGCTGCGGTTTTAGAATTACTAACCTTTCAAGCCTTTTCAAGTAATGTAACGATTGATGGCAAAAACTATTCACTGCAAACTGCCTGGCTTATCGCATGCGGCAATACATCTTCTTATGGAGGCGGACTAGTCGTTTGCCCCCAGGCTTCACCAACAGATGGGATTCTCAATTTGACAATGCTTCACGACGTCGGACGTCTAAAAATTCTCTTTCAGCTTTTTCCGACCCTACTTCGTGGACAACCAATTCTTCGCAAAGGCGTTACTTACATAGAAGGAAAAGAACTTGCTATTCAGACGAACCGTCCTATTTCTGTCATTGTTGACGGAGAAGTTATCACATCAACACCACTGTTGATGAAGATTCAGGTACAAGCGCTGAAGTTGGTTTTAACTATCTAA
- a CDS encoding MarR family winged helix-turn-helix transcriptional regulator, with the protein MNEKTIFELIHSFEQVNHKMTVRWKSRSAHNLGISHIIVLHELRQDGESRPSDLAKRLGFTPASLTHLSGKLADQELIDRRQDDLDRRTTYWSITEKGIALLDQAQKDGHATRGELFSHLTEEEQTTLLAIYQKLEKSLQD; encoded by the coding sequence ATGAACGAAAAAACTATTTTCGAATTGATTCATTCTTTTGAACAAGTGAATCATAAAATGACCGTTCGGTGGAAAAGTAGATCCGCTCATAATCTAGGCATTTCACATATTATTGTCTTGCATGAACTACGTCAAGATGGTGAAAGTCGGCCTTCTGATTTGGCGAAGCGCCTTGGCTTTACACCCGCCTCGCTAACACATCTTTCTGGTAAACTAGCTGACCAGGAATTGATTGATCGTAGACAGGATGACCTCGACCGCCGTACTACCTATTGGTCTATCACTGAAAAAGGCATCGCCTTACTTGATCAGGCGCAAAAAGATGGTCATGCCACGCGTGGGGAGCTGTTCTCACATTTAACTGAGGAAGAGCAAACAACTTTACTAGCCATTTATCAAAAACTGGAGAAATCTTTACAGGACTAA